A single window of Zootoca vivipara chromosome 17, rZooViv1.1, whole genome shotgun sequence DNA harbors:
- the CTXND2 gene encoding cortexin domain containing 2 — protein MENPTPETFVDVDKGICIGFLSLMCFFLMLMMVRCAKLIIDPYTAIPTSTWEEEQLD, from the coding sequence ATGGAAAATCCCACGCCAGAGACATTTGTGGATGTGGACAAGGGGATCTGCATCGGCTTCCTCTCGCTCATGTGCTTCTTCCTGATGCTCATGATGGTGCGCTGTGCAAAGCTCATCATTGACCCCTACACTGCCATCCCCACCTCGACTTGGGAGGAGGAGCAGCTTGATTGA